One window of the Cryptomeria japonica chromosome 7, Sugi_1.0, whole genome shotgun sequence genome contains the following:
- the LOC131856490 gene encoding GDSL esterase/lipase At2g23540-like produces the protein MARLYRAGARKFLVIDIPAVGCDPYFTYTNNGECSDTMNQLFVAYNTGLKSHVTHLSEKLPGLTIIQYKTYDSLLNIIQNGEAYGFKDTKSACCGSGLFNAEVLCGRTTPQDLFCNDTNAYVFWDRVHQTEKVYYMFSQQIWSGNSSVIYPFNLSTLVSGKKASGF, from the exons ATGGCT AGGCTTTATCGGGCTGGGGCAAGGAAATTCCTTGTAATCGATATTCCAGCAGTAGGATGTGATCCTTATTTCACATATACAAATAATGGTGAATGTTCGGACACCATGAACCAGCTATTTGTGGCATATAACACTGGTTTGAAGTCGCATGTGACTCACCTTAGCGAAAAGCTGCCTGGGTTAACCATTATTCAATATAAAACTTATGACTCTCTCTTGAACATAATTCAAAATGGTGAAGCCTATG GCTTCAAAGATACAAAGTCAGCATGTTGTGGATCGGGATTGTTTAATGCAGAAGTACTCTGTGGAAGGACGACTCCACAGGATTTGTTCTGCAATGATACAAATGCATATGTGTTCTGGGATAGGGTACATCAAACTGAAAAGGTTTATTACATGTTTTCACAGCAGATTTGGAGTGGAAATTCTTCTGTTATCTACCCATTTAATCTTTCTACACTGGTCTCAGGGAAGAAGGCTTCTGGTTTCTAG
- the LOC131856489 gene encoding GDSL esterase/lipase 6-like encodes MAAMKSSVVNILVGLWMISCFVAAEKGVNVPAMFVLGDSFGDAGTNNYIPHCEMRANLTPYAVTFFHYPTGRFTNGRTTFDFLATYLGLHFSPPYLETNANFSRGINFASGGCGLLDSTAADQISSLLLSYLSSKHLGRNSILEMK; translated from the exons ATGGCTGCAATGAAAAGTTCAGTTGTGAACATTTTAGTTGGGCTATGGATGATCAGTTGTTTCGTGGCAGCTGAGAAAGGAGTTAATGTGCCAGCCATGTTTGTGCTTGGAGATTCGTTTGGAGATGCAGGGACCAATAACTACATTCCCCACTGCGAAATGCGTGCAAACTTAACACCTTACGCTGTTACCTTCTTTCACTACCCAACTGGTCGCTTTACCAATGGCCGCACCACTTTCGACTTTCTGG CTACCTACTTGGGGCTTCACTTTAGCCCTCCGTATCTGGAGACAAACGCAAATTTTAGCAGAGGGATAAATTTTGCATCAGGAGGTTGTGGATTGCTTGACTCAACAGCAGCTGATCAGATATCTTCTCTTCTCCTTTCTTACCTTTCCTCAAAACATCTCGGTAGAAATTCAATAttggaaatgaaataa